Proteins from a genomic interval of Niabella soli DSM 19437:
- a CDS encoding zinc metallopeptidase translates to MTSEIWVVSLLFMGVSMIVSLILKGKFNRYSKVPLSAGLSGKEVAEKMLHENGIYDVQVISVQGFLSDHYDPEKKTVNLSPDVYEGATVAAAAVAAHECGHAVQHAAGYAPLQLRSRLVPAVQFSSMIVNWVLLAGLIMAASGSYLLLLAGIVLMAITVVFSLITLPVEFDASKRALNWLNHTNVANNREYPMAKDALKWAATTYVVAALAAVVTLLQYISIFMNRRD, encoded by the coding sequence ATGACGAGTGAAATCTGGGTGGTTTCTTTATTATTCATGGGCGTCAGTATGATCGTGTCCCTGATTTTAAAGGGTAAATTCAACCGTTACAGCAAGGTGCCCCTGTCTGCGGGCCTCAGCGGGAAGGAAGTGGCCGAAAAGATGCTGCATGAAAACGGCATTTATGACGTGCAGGTGATCAGTGTGCAGGGATTTTTAAGCGACCATTATGATCCCGAAAAGAAAACAGTAAACCTGAGCCCCGATGTATATGAGGGCGCCACGGTGGCCGCTGCCGCAGTGGCGGCCCATGAATGCGGACATGCGGTACAGCATGCCGCCGGGTATGCGCCGTTGCAATTGCGTAGCAGGCTGGTTCCGGCGGTGCAATTTAGTTCGATGATCGTAAACTGGGTATTGCTGGCCGGGTTGATCATGGCCGCTTCGGGTAGTTACCTGCTGCTGCTGGCCGGCATCGTATTAATGGCTATTACTGTGGTTTTTTCGCTGATAACCCTTCCGGTCGAGTTTGACGCGAGCAAGAGAGCCCTGAACTGGCTGAACCACACCAATGTTGCTAACAACAGGGAATACCCGATGGCGAAGGATGCTTTAAAATGGGCGGCTACCACTTATGTGGTGGCAGCG
- the radA gene encoding DNA repair protein RadA, translating to MAKIKKSFFCQHCGYESVKWLGQCPSCGQWNTFVEEVIDKGSDKTDWKNYVPGTDRTNKVISLHDIVSNEEKRLATRDAELNRVLGGGIVSGSLVLVAGEPGIGKSTLFLQCGLQFTNTKVLYISGEESEQQIKMRADRLTANSNATTNENFFLLTETSTQTIFQEIKKLKPQLVIVDSVQTLQSPVIDASAGSISQIKECAAEFQRYAKETGTPVFLIGHITKEGSIAGPKILEHMVDVVLQFEGDRHYAYRILRTFKNRFGSTSELGIYEMTDVGMRGVANPSEILITQKEEQLSGTAIAATIEGVRPLLIEVQSLVTQSVYGTPQRTASGFDLRRLQLLLAVLEKRGGFHFGVKDVFLNIAGGIKVEDPSIDLAVLCSLLSSYEDVPLGQAICFAGEVGLSGEIRAVNKIDQRIAEAEKLGFEKIIVSKYNQSLKNLSRFNIEVICMGRVEEVYQYLF from the coding sequence ATGGCTAAAATAAAAAAATCGTTTTTCTGTCAGCATTGTGGATATGAAAGTGTAAAATGGTTGGGGCAATGTCCTTCCTGCGGACAGTGGAATACATTTGTGGAAGAGGTAATTGATAAAGGATCAGATAAAACCGACTGGAAAAACTATGTACCGGGTACAGATCGTACTAATAAAGTAATTTCCCTACATGATATTGTAAGTAATGAAGAAAAGCGCCTGGCAACCCGTGATGCAGAACTGAACCGCGTGCTGGGCGGTGGCATTGTAAGCGGCAGCCTGGTGTTGGTTGCCGGTGAGCCGGGTATTGGAAAGAGCACGTTGTTCCTGCAATGCGGGCTGCAATTTACCAATACGAAAGTGTTGTATATAAGCGGAGAAGAAAGTGAACAGCAAATTAAAATGCGGGCCGATCGTTTAACCGCCAACAGCAACGCAACAACCAATGAAAATTTCTTTTTGCTTACGGAAACATCCACTCAAACCATTTTCCAGGAAATAAAAAAACTAAAACCGCAATTGGTCATTGTGGATTCGGTTCAAACATTACAATCACCGGTTATTGATGCTTCTGCAGGAAGTATCTCGCAGATAAAAGAATGTGCCGCAGAATTTCAACGGTATGCCAAGGAAACCGGCACACCCGTTTTTTTAATCGGTCATATTACCAAGGAAGGAAGTATTGCCGGGCCAAAGATCCTGGAACATATGGTGGATGTGGTATTGCAGTTTGAAGGAGACCGCCATTATGCGTATCGCATATTGCGCACCTTTAAAAACCGGTTTGGAAGCACTTCGGAGCTGGGTATTTATGAAATGACCGATGTAGGCATGCGTGGAGTGGCCAACCCCTCTGAAATACTGATCACGCAAAAGGAAGAACAGCTAAGCGGAACAGCTATTGCGGCAACCATAGAGGGCGTGCGCCCCTTACTGATTGAAGTACAGTCGCTGGTAACACAGTCTGTGTATGGTACGCCACAGCGGACGGCTTCCGGTTTCGATTTAAGGCGGCTGCAATTGCTGCTGGCCGTGCTGGAAAAAAGAGGCGGTTTTCATTTTGGTGTGAAAGATGTATTCTTAAATATCGCCGGCGGTATAAAGGTAGAAGATCCGTCCATAGATCTTGCGGTGCTTTGCTCCCTGCTTTCTTCCTATGAAGATGTTCCTTTAGGGCAGGCGATCTGTTTTGCCGGAGAGGTGGGTTTAAGCGGTGAGATCCGGGCGGTAAATAAAATTGATCAGCGCATTGCTGAAGCGGAAAAACTGGGTTTTGAAAAGATCATCGTATCTAAATACAACCAATCGCTAAAGAACCTCAGCCGGTTTAATATTGAAGTGATCTGCATGGGCCGGGTGGAAGAAGTGTATCAGTATTTGTTTTGA
- a CDS encoding ComF family protein, which yields MNSIASMKNALLHLFYPHVCAGCGSDALPRDSQLCFLCLQELPVTGFERHCNNPVEKIFSGRLQFEAATAFCYFSKQAALQHILHQFKYGGNRALGRQLGIAFGQAVKKSDRFNTIDAIVPLPLHSVRERKRGYNQAAVLAESIAEVMEVPVWEDIVHRVAATATQTKKNRVERWQNMQGKFFIAENQKAAGKHLLLIDDVVTTGATLEACGSVLLNMPGVRLSIAALCYASD from the coding sequence ATGAATAGCATTGCCTCTATGAAAAATGCGTTGCTCCATCTGTTTTATCCACACGTTTGCGCCGGTTGTGGAAGTGACGCGCTGCCGCGGGACAGCCAGCTTTGCTTTCTTTGTTTACAGGAACTGCCGGTAACCGGTTTTGAAAGGCATTGCAATAATCCCGTTGAAAAGATCTTTTCCGGGCGGTTACAATTTGAAGCGGCCACGGCTTTTTGTTATTTCTCCAAACAGGCGGCATTGCAACATATATTGCATCAGTTTAAATACGGAGGCAATAGAGCGCTGGGCCGTCAACTGGGAATCGCGTTTGGACAGGCAGTAAAAAAATCGGATCGTTTCAACACCATTGATGCCATTGTGCCTCTGCCGCTACACAGCGTCCGTGAGCGCAAAAGAGGCTATAACCAGGCGGCTGTGCTTGCCGAAAGTATCGCTGAAGTGATGGAAGTACCTGTTTGGGAAGACATTGTGCACCGTGTTGCCGCCACAGCCACGCAAACAAAAAAGAACCGGGTGGAGCGCTGGCAGAATATGCAGGGAAAGTTTTTTATTGCTGAGAATCAAAAAGCTGCCGGCAAACACCTGCTTTTAATAGATGATGTGGTTACCACCGGCGCAACCCTTGAGGCCTGTGGAAGCGTCCTTTTGAATATGCCCGGGGTGCGCCTGAGTATTGCGGCTTTGTGTTATGCAAGTGATTAA
- a CDS encoding glutathione peroxidase encodes MKLLVITLALIMGIAAGSIYDFKVDGLTGGTINLKDYKGKKILIVNTASKCGFTHQYEGLEQLYEKYKDKLVIIGFPANNFKEQEPGSNGEIAEFCKKNYGVSFPMAKKISVKGDDTAPIYKYLIAEAEKKGIKDPIKWNFTKFLIDEKGNLVTVFPSKVEPMSEDLLKYLN; translated from the coding sequence ATGAAACTATTAGTAATAACACTGGCGCTGATCATGGGTATTGCCGCCGGTTCCATTTACGATTTTAAAGTAGATGGCTTAACAGGAGGAACCATTAATCTTAAAGATTATAAGGGTAAAAAAATATTGATTGTAAATACCGCCAGCAAATGCGGCTTTACGCATCAATACGAGGGGTTGGAGCAATTGTATGAAAAATATAAAGATAAATTGGTGATCATTGGTTTCCCGGCCAATAACTTTAAGGAGCAGGAGCCGGGCTCCAATGGTGAGATTGCCGAGTTCTGCAAAAAGAATTACGGGGTGTCCTTTCCTATGGCGAAAAAGATTTCCGTTAAAGGCGATGACACGGCGCCTATTTATAAATATTTAATTGCCGAAGCAGAGAAAAAAGGCATAAAGGACCCGATCAAATGGAATTTTACGAAGTTTTTGATTGACGAGAAGGGGAACCTGGTTACTGTATTCCCTTCTAAAGTAGAACCCATGAGTGAAGATCTTTTAAAATACCTGAACTAA
- a CDS encoding amidohydrolase: protein MRDWLLFICGGLLLAACTSKKPADLLVYNATIYTADSSFSTAEAMVIKDGRIIAVGKKSTLENAYQSKSSLNAEGKYIYPGFIDAHAHFAGYAKGLGEVDLVNTTSWEAVLRRCSDFKTEGDTMSWIIGRGWDQNDWPVKEFPTNEELNKRYPNRPVYLSRIDGHAAIANNKALELAGVKAGDTISGGTYQVKNGRLTGLLVDNAMDRVAAKIPDPSPTVMKTLVLRAQQNCFGVGLTGIHDCGLDYEAVDKIAALQQSGELKMRLYIMLSDAKKNYEYLAKHGIIKTERLNVRGFKLYADGALGSRGACLLHDYADKPGWRGFLLSNPAHFDSMAAIIVKNNWQMCTHAIGDSGNRTLLKIYAKYLGGKNDRRWRMEHAQVISPDDFHFFEDNNIIASVQPTHATSDMYWAGDRLGKERLKGAYAYERLLKENGWIPLGTDFPVEDISPLKTFYAAVVRKDAKGFPAGGFQMENALTREQALRGMTIWAARAAFEEKEKGSLEPGKFADFVILDRDLMTEPEATMLTTKVLKTYVGGERVF, encoded by the coding sequence ATGCGCGATTGGTTATTATTTATCTGTGGCGGGTTGCTGCTGGCGGCTTGTACTTCAAAGAAACCAGCAGACCTCTTGGTTTATAACGCCACTATTTATACGGCCGATAGCAGTTTTAGTACAGCGGAGGCAATGGTAATAAAAGACGGAAGGATTATAGCCGTTGGGAAAAAAAGCACACTCGAAAATGCATACCAGTCTAAAAGCAGTTTGAACGCGGAAGGGAAATACATTTACCCGGGTTTTATAGACGCGCACGCCCATTTTGCAGGGTATGCAAAGGGTTTAGGAGAAGTAGATCTTGTAAATACCACCAGTTGGGAGGCCGTGCTGCGGCGGTGCAGCGATTTTAAAACAGAAGGAGATACAATGTCCTGGATCATTGGGCGTGGCTGGGATCAGAACGACTGGCCGGTTAAAGAATTCCCGACAAATGAGGAACTGAATAAACGGTATCCCAACCGGCCGGTTTATTTAAGCCGCATCGACGGGCACGCGGCCATCGCGAATAATAAAGCATTGGAGCTGGCGGGAGTAAAAGCCGGAGATACCATTAGCGGCGGTACTTACCAGGTAAAGAACGGCAGGCTTACCGGGTTGCTTGTTGATAATGCCATGGACAGGGTTGCGGCCAAAATACCGGATCCTTCACCAACTGTAATGAAAACACTGGTGCTGCGGGCGCAACAAAATTGTTTTGGCGTGGGGTTGACCGGTATTCATGATTGCGGACTGGATTACGAAGCGGTTGATAAAATTGCCGCTCTTCAACAATCTGGTGAGCTGAAAATGCGTCTTTATATTATGCTAAGCGATGCGAAGAAAAATTATGAATACCTGGCGAAGCACGGCATCATTAAAACCGAACGGTTAAATGTAAGAGGATTTAAGTTATATGCAGATGGCGCCCTGGGTTCCAGAGGGGCTTGCTTGTTACATGACTATGCAGATAAGCCCGGCTGGCGGGGTTTTTTATTAAGCAATCCTGCGCATTTTGATTCTATGGCGGCAATCATTGTAAAAAATAACTGGCAAATGTGCACCCATGCTATCGGCGACAGTGGTAATCGCACACTATTAAAAATTTATGCAAAATACCTGGGCGGAAAAAATGACCGCCGCTGGCGGATGGAGCATGCACAGGTGATCAGTCCGGATGATTTTCATTTTTTTGAAGACAATAATATCATTGCTTCGGTGCAGCCTACGCATGCCACTTCAGATATGTACTGGGCCGGTGATCGTTTAGGAAAAGAGCGCCTGAAAGGAGCCTATGCCTACGAACGATTATTAAAAGAGAACGGATGGATCCCCTTGGGCACTGATTTCCCCGTGGAAGATATTTCCCCTTTAAAAACATTTTATGCCGCGGTGGTAAGAAAAGATGCGAAGGGATTTCCTGCCGGCGGTTTTCAAATGGAGAACGCGCTTACGCGGGAGCAAGCCTTACGGGGCATGACGATCTGGGCGGCGCGGGCGGCTTTTGAAGAAAAAGAAAAAGGAAGCCTGGAACCGGGCAAGTTCGCCGATTTTGTTATTTTGGACAGGGATCTTATGACTGAGCCTGAGGCCACAATGCTTACCACCAAAGTGTTGAAAACCTATGTGGGCGGGGAGCGCGTATTTTAA
- the gnd gene encoding decarboxylating NADP(+)-dependent phosphogluconate dehydrogenase, with product MKEISDIGVIGLAVMGENLILNMESKGFHVTAYNRTVDKVEHFVNGRAKGKNIYGAHSIEELVASLKAPRKIMLMVKAGKPVDDFIELLIPHLDKGDIIIDGGNSHFPDTERRVKYVESKGLRYIGTGVSGGEEGALLGPSIMPGGSTSAWADVKPVFQGIAAKVDDGSPCCDWVGNGGAGHFVKMVHNGIEYGDMQLICEVYQIMKEVLGLSADEMHEVFKEWNEGELDSYLIEITRDILAYKEDGTPIIDKILDTAGQKGTGKWTGTVALELGIPLTLITESVFARCLSALKDERVAASKVLTAGPAPSFNGDKKAFINQLRDALYAAKVISYAQGYQMMKAAAKEYGWELSYGNIALMWRGGCIIRSRFLGNIKEAFDKNPDLSNLLLDPYFAEKIQACQEGLRNVTATSMLNGIPAPCLSAAINYYDGYRSARLPANLLQAQRDYFGAHTYERIDKPRGQFFHTNWTGRGGDTASTTYDV from the coding sequence ATGAAAGAAATTTCTGATATCGGCGTAATCGGGCTGGCAGTTATGGGTGAGAACCTGATCCTGAACATGGAAAGCAAGGGCTTTCATGTAACCGCCTACAACCGCACGGTAGATAAAGTGGAGCATTTTGTAAATGGAAGAGCCAAAGGCAAAAATATTTACGGAGCGCATTCTATTGAAGAACTGGTGGCTTCGCTAAAAGCCCCCCGCAAAATAATGCTGATGGTCAAAGCCGGTAAACCCGTAGATGATTTTATTGAACTGCTGATCCCCCATCTGGATAAAGGCGATATTATTATCGATGGTGGAAATTCTCATTTTCCTGATACCGAACGTCGCGTAAAATATGTAGAAAGTAAAGGCCTACGCTATATCGGTACCGGTGTTTCCGGTGGAGAAGAAGGCGCTTTGTTAGGCCCCTCTATTATGCCGGGCGGCTCTACCAGCGCCTGGGCGGATGTAAAACCTGTTTTCCAGGGCATAGCTGCTAAAGTTGATGACGGCTCCCCCTGCTGTGATTGGGTAGGCAACGGCGGTGCAGGGCATTTCGTAAAGATGGTGCATAACGGTATTGAATATGGTGATATGCAACTGATCTGCGAAGTGTACCAGATCATGAAAGAGGTATTAGGCCTGTCGGCCGATGAGATGCATGAGGTATTTAAAGAGTGGAACGAGGGCGAGCTGGATAGTTACCTGATCGAAATCACCCGCGATATCCTGGCTTATAAAGAGGACGGCACGCCCATTATCGATAAAATTTTAGATACCGCAGGCCAGAAAGGTACCGGTAAATGGACCGGAACCGTTGCCCTGGAACTGGGTATTCCCTTAACACTCATTACGGAATCCGTTTTCGCAAGATGCCTGTCGGCCTTGAAAGACGAGCGGGTAGCTGCTTCTAAAGTGCTTACTGCCGGACCTGCACCTTCTTTTAATGGCGATAAAAAAGCATTTATCAACCAGCTCCGCGATGCGTTGTATGCCGCCAAAGTGATCTCCTATGCACAGGGTTACCAGATGATGAAAGCAGCAGCCAAAGAATACGGATGGGAATTAAGCTATGGCAATATTGCATTGATGTGGAGAGGCGGCTGTATCATCCGCTCCCGCTTCCTGGGCAATATTAAAGAAGCTTTTGATAAAAACCCCGACCTGTCTAATTTACTGCTCGATCCCTATTTTGCCGAAAAGATACAGGCCTGCCAGGAAGGACTGCGGAATGTTACGGCCACTTCAATGCTAAACGGCATACCCGCTCCCTGCCTGAGCGCTGCCATTAACTATTACGATGGATACCGTTCAGCAAGATTACCGGCAAACCTGCTCCAGGCGCAGCGCGATTATTTTGGCGCCCATACTTACGAAAGAATCGACAAACCCCGCGGACAGTTTTTCCATACCAACTGGACCGGACGCGGCGGCGATACGGCATCCACTACCTACGATGTATAA
- a CDS encoding endonuclease/exonuclease/phosphatase family protein, whose protein sequence is MKKIPVYFITLFICLQGTNTTAQPSQYRSAVIAFYNLENFYDTLFHGKNDDESFTPNGTKAYTSAAFNDKVLHLCTVIAAIGTNTNPDGPAVLGLAEVENDAVLDTLVKHPLLAKRSYRYVHYDSKDARGIDVALLYNPRYFKILKSRPLYVRLPEGAKEAPYTRDILWVTGLLENERVHIFVNHWPSRYGGEKKSEPGRIAAAAAVRKFIDTLINHDPLSKIIVMGDFNDEPVSNSIVKTLKTTDKIHDIKMGELYNPWHTLYKIGNGSLAYQNAWSLFDQILLSEGFTDKKQPGFFFYKNAVFKKAYMIENIGPYKGYPMRSYSGDNYRGGYSDHFPTYIVLLKKVL, encoded by the coding sequence ATGAAAAAAATACCCGTTTATTTTATTACACTCTTCATTTGTTTGCAGGGCACAAATACCACAGCTCAGCCAAGCCAATATCGATCAGCCGTTATTGCCTTTTATAACCTTGAAAATTTTTATGACACCCTTTTTCACGGAAAAAACGACGACGAAAGTTTTACTCCTAATGGCACCAAGGCCTATACCAGCGCAGCTTTCAACGACAAGGTCCTTCATCTTTGTACAGTAATTGCGGCAATCGGAACAAATACTAATCCCGATGGGCCAGCGGTGCTGGGCCTTGCGGAAGTGGAAAACGATGCGGTTTTAGATACCCTGGTAAAACATCCGTTACTGGCCAAAAGAAGCTATCGTTATGTTCATTATGATTCGAAAGATGCCCGGGGTATTGATGTGGCATTGCTCTATAATCCCCGGTATTTTAAAATACTTAAAAGCAGGCCCCTCTATGTGCGCCTGCCGGAGGGCGCCAAGGAAGCGCCCTACACCCGCGACATTCTTTGGGTGACTGGGTTGCTTGAAAACGAACGGGTGCACATTTTTGTAAACCACTGGCCCAGTCGTTATGGAGGCGAAAAAAAATCGGAACCGGGGCGTATTGCCGCAGCGGCCGCCGTTCGAAAATTTATCGATACACTCATCAACCATGACCCCCTGAGCAAGATTATCGTTATGGGCGATTTTAATGATGAACCGGTCAGCAACAGCATTGTAAAAACGTTAAAAACTACAGATAAGATACATGACATAAAAATGGGCGAACTGTATAATCCCTGGCATACCTTATATAAGATTGGTAACGGCTCCCTGGCGTATCAGAATGCCTGGAGCCTGTTTGACCAGATACTCCTTTCAGAAGGCTTTACCGATAAAAAGCAGCCAGGCTTTTTCTTCTATAAAAATGCTGTTTTCAAAAAAGCCTATATGATCGAAAATATCGGCCCTTATAAAGGCTACCCCATGCGCAGCTACAGTGGCGACAACTATCGCGGCGGCTATAGCGACCACTTCCCTACCTATATCGTTCTGCTTAAAAAAGTGTTATGA
- a CDS encoding TonB-dependent receptor yields MKTALTLLSLCACLFAKTQTYPLTLTDTLPKQDSLVPDAEEEMKDVLPVVTLDDNAENEEHPGVSSILSSGRDPFLSAAAFNFFTFRFRLRGYNNGNALYLNGLDHTGLDNGFIPYNIWSGLANIMRARQDGYGLEATGFAFGTAGLNTNIDLRAGVQRAQTQIGYALSNRNYRHRSLLTHGSGFNKKGWAYSFMLSTRYADEGYIPGTYYRGLSYYAALDKKWNLKNTVSLIALGAPVENGRQAASVQEAMDLAGTNFYNPSWGYQNGAKRNSNVATAFQPAFMGVYEYKPNNHTNWTTTLGYISGKKKNSAFDWYNAPDPRPDYYRYLPGYYTSGQPALAAILRQQMVDHPNLLQVNWPQLYEVNRGNTATVLNVNGVTGNDVTGARSLYILSNRVNELHRIMINSVYNTKLNKRIAFTAGADYQHQSNHYYQEVKDLLGGAFWVNVNQFAERDFPNDPRAQQYDVDRPNQLKKKGDAYGYDYQMKVDRLGGWVQTMLLLDHFDLFVSGRLSFTRFWRTGLNRNGLFPDHSFGVSKKVAFLNPEVKAGIVYKLNGRNYFFVNGGYFSKAPYFDNVFIAPRTRNTLQSDTIRSEITQTIEGGYRLNSPRVQLSIKGYYTSVKNTYDVLTFYHDQYQDFVNYALSGMNTLYFGGELGATIKLTPGLSFNGAAAVGRYYYNSRPHAVITVDNSAVALAAQTVYLKNFRVASTPQTAYSAGLFYRSPRYWFISITGNYFDHSWLSLNPIRRTAAAIGTDNPTSFEEQESIYKMIAQEKLPAQFTLDFFGGWSKRLSRKLMIHHKPVYLVFYLSVNNLLDNKKMRSGGFEQLRFDMADKDINKFPPKYYYATGLNYTASLMLRFN; encoded by the coding sequence ATGAAAACCGCCTTAACCTTGTTAAGCCTTTGTGCTTGCCTGTTTGCAAAAACGCAAACCTATCCGCTTACTTTAACAGACACGCTTCCCAAACAAGATTCCCTGGTTCCGGATGCTGAAGAAGAAATGAAGGATGTTTTGCCGGTTGTTACGCTGGATGATAATGCTGAAAATGAAGAGCACCCCGGTGTTTCGTCGATCCTTTCCTCCGGCAGGGATCCGTTCTTATCCGCTGCTGCGTTCAACTTTTTTACTTTCCGTTTTAGGTTAAGAGGCTATAATAATGGAAATGCGCTGTACCTGAACGGATTGGATCATACGGGTCTTGATAACGGGTTTATTCCTTATAATATCTGGTCTGGCCTTGCCAATATAATGCGCGCACGGCAGGATGGCTATGGTCTGGAGGCGACGGGATTTGCTTTTGGAACTGCCGGACTGAACACTAATATTGATCTGCGTGCAGGGGTGCAACGGGCGCAAACGCAGATCGGGTATGCGCTTTCCAATCGTAATTACCGGCATCGTTCTTTGCTTACGCACGGGTCGGGATTTAATAAAAAAGGATGGGCCTACAGTTTTATGTTGAGCACCCGCTATGCGGATGAAGGATATATTCCGGGAACTTATTATCGTGGGTTAAGCTATTATGCTGCGCTTGACAAAAAATGGAATCTGAAAAATACGGTATCACTGATCGCTTTGGGTGCGCCGGTTGAAAATGGCCGCCAGGCCGCAAGTGTACAGGAAGCGATGGACCTGGCCGGCACCAATTTTTATAATCCCTCCTGGGGATATCAAAACGGCGCGAAGCGCAATTCGAATGTAGCTACTGCTTTTCAGCCGGCTTTTATGGGGGTATATGAGTATAAGCCCAATAACCATACTAACTGGACCACAACGCTGGGCTATATTTCAGGGAAGAAAAAAAATTCCGCATTCGACTGGTATAATGCGCCCGATCCGCGACCGGATTACTACCGGTATCTGCCGGGTTATTATACATCCGGGCAACCAGCGCTGGCTGCAATATTGCGACAACAAATGGTGGATCACCCCAACCTGTTGCAGGTAAACTGGCCGCAGCTTTATGAAGTGAATCGCGGGAACACGGCAACGGTGCTTAATGTAAATGGCGTAACCGGGAATGATGTTACCGGCGCACGTTCTTTATATATCTTATCGAACCGCGTAAATGAGCTGCACCGGATCATGATTAACAGTGTTTACAATACCAAACTGAATAAGCGGATCGCCTTTACCGCAGGGGCGGATTACCAGCACCAAAGCAACCATTATTACCAGGAGGTAAAAGATCTGTTGGGTGGGGCCTTCTGGGTAAACGTTAATCAATTTGCAGAGCGGGATTTCCCCAATGATCCCCGTGCGCAGCAATATGATGTGGATCGTCCGAACCAGTTGAAAAAAAAAGGGGATGCTTATGGGTACGATTATCAAATGAAGGTGGACCGGCTGGGCGGCTGGGTGCAGACAATGCTACTGCTGGATCATTTTGATTTGTTTGTTTCGGGACGATTGTCCTTCACCAGGTTCTGGAGAACAGGATTGAACCGGAATGGCCTGTTTCCTGATCATTCTTTCGGAGTGTCAAAAAAGGTCGCCTTTTTAAATCCGGAAGTAAAAGCGGGCATTGTTTATAAACTGAATGGGCGGAACTATTTTTTTGTTAACGGCGGTTATTTTAGTAAGGCCCCTTATTTTGACAATGTGTTTATTGCGCCCCGGACAAGAAACACTTTGCAAAGCGATACCATCAGGAGCGAAATCACCCAAACGATTGAGGGCGGCTACAGGTTAAACAGTCCGCGTGTTCAGTTGAGCATAAAGGGGTACTACACTTCGGTTAAAAACACCTATGATGTGCTGACGTTTTACCATGACCAGTACCAGGATTTTGTGAACTATGCGCTCAGCGGAATGAATACATTGTATTTCGGTGGAGAACTGGGGGCTACAATAAAGCTTACGCCCGGCCTTAGTTTTAACGGAGCGGCGGCGGTTGGCCGGTATTATTATAACAGCAGGCCCCATGCCGTGATTACCGTCGATAACAGCGCGGTTGCATTGGCCGCTCAAACGGTGTATCTGAAAAATTTCAGGGTGGCTTCAACACCTCAAACGGCCTACAGTGCGGGATTATTTTATCGTTCGCCCCGGTATTGGTTTATAAGCATAACGGGTAATTATTTTGATCATTCATGGTTGTCGCTAAACCCTATACGCCGTACGGCGGCGGCAATAGGAACCGACAATCCCACATCTTTCGAAGAACAGGAGTCTATTTATAAGATGATCGCACAGGAAAAATTGCCTGCGCAGTTTACCCTTGACTTTTTTGGGGGCTGGTCGAAGCGGTTGTCCCGGAAACTGATGATACATCATAAACCCGTTTATCTTGTTTTTTATCTGAGCGTGAATAATCTATTAGATAATAAAAAAATGCGTTCCGGCGGATTTGAACAACTGCGGTTCGATATGGCCGACAAGGACATCAATAAGTTTCCGCCAAAATATTATTATGCCACCGGTCTCAATTATACTGCAAGCCTTATGCTTCGATTTAATTAA
- a CDS encoding DUF5689 domain-containing protein: MKKSFIRICKSTVKFLLPGILLLLACNKKFDEPPINEDPDIAVTMTIAELKARYQGVGFFQNIEEDKTITGVITADDRSGNFYKQIVIQDETGAIPILLDGTNVYTSYPVGRRVFVNLKGLMLGDYGGTIQLGLDSSRSGAGYLNLGRIPSVQFDLFITKGSYGNSVAPKVITPADLSVNILNPLQSTLVQLDHFQFADGDTAKTYGDPSKKISALNFTLWNCDKKSIVLRNSSYAVFAALKVPQGNGSIVGISNMFNGTQQVLIRDTTDVRLSQPRCSP, from the coding sequence ATGAAAAAGTCATTTATCCGGATTTGTAAATCAACCGTAAAATTCTTATTGCCCGGGATACTACTCTTATTGGCCTGCAATAAGAAGTTTGATGAGCCGCCTATTAATGAAGACCCGGATATTGCAGTAACGATGACGATTGCCGAACTAAAAGCACGTTATCAGGGTGTGGGCTTTTTTCAGAATATAGAAGAGGATAAGACTATTACCGGAGTGATAACGGCGGACGACCGGTCCGGCAACTTTTATAAACAGATCGTGATACAGGATGAAACAGGTGCGATCCCCATTTTGCTGGACGGGACCAATGTTTATACCTCCTACCCGGTGGGACGGCGCGTTTTTGTGAACCTGAAGGGATTGATGTTGGGAGATTATGGCGGCACGATCCAATTGGGTTTGGATTCCTCAAGATCGGGGGCGGGCTACCTGAATCTTGGCCGAATCCCTTCTGTCCAGTTTGATCTGTTTATCACAAAAGGCTCTTATGGAAACTCCGTTGCGCCTAAGGTGATTACGCCCGCAGACTTATCTGTGAATATCCTCAACCCCCTGCAAAGCACGTTGGTGCAGTTGGACCATTTTCAGTTTGCAGACGGCGATACCGCTAAAACCTACGGCGATCCTTCCAAAAAAATAAGCGCCTTAAATTTCACGCTCTGGAACTGCGATAAAAAATCAATTGTTTTACGCAACAGCAGCTATGCCGTGTTTGCTGCGCTGAAAGTACCACAGGGTAATGGAAGTATTGTTGGTATCAGCAATATGTTTAACGGTACCCAGCAAGTTTTAATCAGAGATACAACCGATGTAAGATTGAGTCAGCCCCGGTGCAGCCCCTGA